The Ananas comosus cultivar F153 linkage group 2, ASM154086v1, whole genome shotgun sequence genome contains a region encoding:
- the LOC109706966 gene encoding probable trehalose-phosphate phosphatase 6: MWGRCPTPRRATPPTHAKAAAPPLASAVDAEWMMRHPSALSRFQQIVSASKGKQIVMFLDYDGTLSPIVDDPDSAFMSDAMRAALRSVARHFPTAIVSGRCLDKVYDFVKLAELYYAGSHGMDIKGPAKGRNFKKAKAKAVLFQPASEFLPMIDEVYKALLEKTNSTPGAKVENNKFCVSVHFRCVDEKHWSGLAEQVKSVLKEYPKLKLTSGRKVLEIRPTIKWDKGKALEFLLESLGFANCNDVLPVYIGDDRTDEDAFKVLRERGQGFGILVSKFPKETNASYSLRDPAEVMDFLLRLVEWKRLSMTTRPKVQLV, encoded by the exons ATGTGGGGGCGGTGTCCAACTCCTCGCCGCGCTACCCCCCCGACCCACGCcaaggcggcggcgccgcccctcGCCTCCGCCGTCGACGCCGAGTGGATG ATGCGGCATCCTTCGGCTTTGTCCAGATTCCAACAAATCGTGAGTGCATCGAAGGGGAAGCAGATCGTAATGTTTTTGGACTACGACGGAACCCTTTCTCCTATAGTCGACGATCCTGACTCCGCCTTCATGTCGGATGCG ATGAGAGCGGCGCTGAGGAGCGTGGCGAGGCACTTCCCCACCGCCATCGTAAGCGGAAGGTGCCTGGACAAG GTGTATGACTTTGTGAAGTTAGCGGAGCTCTACTATGCGGGTAGCCATGGCATGGACATCAAAGGCCCCGCCAAAGGCCGTAACTTCAAAAAAGCTAAG GCCAAAGCAGTTCTCTTTCAACCAGCTAGCGAGTTCCTCCCCATGATAGATGAG GTTTATAAAGCTTTGTTGGAAAAGACCAATTCCACACCTGGAGCCAAGGTGGAGAACAACAAGTTTTGTGTATCTGTCCATTTCAGATGTGTAGATGAAAAG CATTGGAGTGGCTTGGCTGAGCAAGTCAAGTCAGTGCTCAAGGAGTACCCCAAGTTAAAACTTACTTCAGGAAGAAAG GTACTCGAGATTCGCCCTACTATTAAGTGGGACAAGGGGAAGGCATTGGAGTTCCTGCTGGAGTCGCTTG GATTTGCTAACTGCAACGATGTATTACCTGTTTACATCGGCGACGACCGCACCGACGAGGATGCTTTCAAG GTGTTACGCGAAAGAGGACAAGGTTTCGGCATACTTGTTTCAAAGTTCCCTAAGGAGACAAACGCCTCCTATTCTCTCCGAGATCCCGCGGAG GTTATGGACTTTTTGCTTCGGCTTGTGGAGTGGAAGCGCCTCTCAATGACGACTCGTCCAAAGGTGCAACTAGTATAG